Below is a genomic region from Prolixibacteraceae bacterium.
TGTTACGTCCTCCGGATTTCTTCATGGGCTTCAACAATGATTTTTCAGGTGTGTCAGTGGTAATCGTATCAAAAACACCAACGATCTTGTGTCTCTGACCGGGAGTTACAGGTTTAAACTTTCTTACTGCCATTTCCTATTAAATATTGCTGTAAAAATCAATTACGCCACCTTCTTTCAAGGTAACGATCGCCTTCTTAAAAGATGCAGTCTTGCCGTTTTGCACACCAGTCTTAGTGTAACGCATCTTACGCTTTCCTGCATAAACCATTGTATTTACAGAGCAAACTTCTACTCCATACATAGCTTCAATGGCTTTTTTGATCTGGCCTTTATCTGCACTCTTCAAAACAACGAAACCATAAGAGTTCAAAGTCTCTTGCTGCTCCGTCATTTTTTCTGTTACTATAGGTCGAACTAAAACATTCATTGCCTAAATCGTTAAATATTAAATACTTCCTCCAACTTACTTACAGAACCTTCCACAAAAACGATAGTTTTTGCACGCAATACGTTATATGTATTCAAGTCAGATACAGCAATAACGTCTACATTCTGTAAATTTCTGGTCGACAAATATATGTTTTTATTTGCATCAGATAAAACAATTAACAACTTTTTATCGTTAATCTGTAAATTCTTTTGCAAAGAAACCATTTCTTTCGTCTTTGGAGACTCAAAAGTAAAATCTTCAAGAACCTTGATAGCTCCCTCGTTAGCTTTGTAAGTCAAAGCTGATTTACGAGCTAATTGCTTCACTTTCTTATTCAACTTGAAACCGTAATTTCTTGGACGAGGCCCGAAAGCACGTCCACCACCACGGAAAATTGGAGACTTGATACTACCAGCACGAGCTGTACCAGTACCTTTTTGCTTTTTAATCTTTCTTGTTGAACCAGAAATATCAGCACGCTCTTTGGACTTGTGAGTCCCTTGACGTTGATTTGCCAAGAACTGTTTAACATCCAAATAGATTGAATGATCGTTCGGCTCAATCGCGAAGATTGCATCATTCAATGCAACTTTACGACCAGTCTCCTGTCCTGCTAGATTTAATACACTAATTTCCATTACTGCTGAATAATTAAGTAAGACCCCTTAGCTCCTGGAACGGAACCTTTAACAATTAACAAGTTACTCTCTGGTATTACTTTCAAAACTTTTAAGCTTTCAACCTTAACAGTCTTGCCACCGTGACGACCTGCCATACGCATACCTTTAAATACACGAGCTGGGTAAGATGCCGCCCCAATAGAACCTGGTGCTCTCAAACGATTATGTTGACCGTGTGTAGCTTGACCTACACCAGCAAAACCATGACGCTTTACAACACCCTGAAAACCTTTACCTTTAGAGACACCTGAAACATCAACCCATCCATCAACATTCAAAACGTCTAGGGTTACAACATCACCAAGCTGGAAATCCATACCTTCTGCAGAAAACTCTACCACTCTCTTCTTAGGAGTCGTGTTCGCTTTTTTAGCGTGACCTTGCTCTGCTTTTGTAGCATGCTTCTCTTTTTTATCCTCAAAACCCAACTGAATAGCAGCATATCCATCTACTTCTTCAGTACGTACTTGAGTTACGACACAAGGACCAGCCTCAATCACAGTGCATGGAATGTTTTTTCCCTCAACACTGAATACGGAAGTCATTCCGATTTTTTTTCCAATTAATCCAGACATAATACTTTAAATTGTCTAAAATTATTAAAGTTTAATTTCTACTTCTACACCACTAGGAAGCTCTAATTTCATAAGAGCATCGATAGTTTTTGCAGTAGAACTGTAAATGTCGATCAAACGCTTGTACGTTGACAACTCAAACTGCTCACGTGATTTTTTGTTCACGAAAGTAGAACGCAAAACAGTAAAGATACGCTTGTGCGTAGGAAGTGGAATAGGACCACTAACTACTGCACCTGTTGTTTTAACTGTTTTAACAATCTTCTCAGCTGATTTGTCTACAAGATTGTGATCGTAAGACTTTAATTTAATCCTGATTCTTTGACTCATTTCGAGATAAATTACTATATATTACAACAAATCTGTTCGACCTTTCACATTCTCCAACACCTCAATTGCGATGTTCTTTGGTACTTCTTCATAATGAGAGAATGTCATAGAAGAAGTTGCACGACCAGAAGACAATGAACGAAGCGTCGTTACATATCCAAATTGTTCTGAAAGAGGCACTTTTGCCTTAAGAACACGAGCAGTACCACGAGAATCCATACTTTCTACCTGACCACGACGGCGGTTCAAGTCAGAAATAATATCTCCCATATACTCCTCTGGAGTAACAATCTCTAAACTCATCATTGGCTCTAACAATGCAGGAGATGCCTGTGATGCAGCACTCTTAAATGCTTGACGACCTACAAGTTCGAAAGACAATTGATCTGAATCGACTTGGTGATAAGATCCATCATAAAGAGTAACTTTAAGACTCTCTACAGGATAACCAGCCAATGGTCCATTAACCATAGCCTCTTCGAAACCTTTCTTCACAGAAGGGATAAATTCTCTAGGAATAGATCCACCTTTGATCGCGTCAACAAACTCAAGACCTTCTTTTCCGTCCTCTGCAGGAGCAACACGTACGTGAACATCGGCAAATTTACCACGTCCACCCGACTGCTTCTTGAATGTCTCACGTAATGAAACTTCAGAACGGATAGTCTCTTTATATGATACTTGAGGCTCACCTTGATTACACTCAACATTAAACTCACGCTTAAGTCGGTCAATAATAATCTCCAAGTGAAGCTCACCCATACCACGAATAATAGTCTGCCCTGAATCCTCATCAGTATTTACCTGGAAAGTTGGATCTTCTTCTGCCAATTTAGCAAGACCAATACCCATCTTATCCATATCCTTCTGAGTCTTAGGCTCAACTGCTACTCCAATAACTGGGTCAGGGAAAGTCATCTGCTCAAGAACCATTGGCGCATCCATAGCACACAAAGTATCTCCAGTACGGATATCTTTGAAACCTACAGCAGCACAGATATCTCCAGCTTCAATCTTCTCTCTAGCCTCTTGTTTATTTGAGTGCATTTGGAATAAACGTGAAATACGCTCTTTCTTTCCTGTTCTTGCATTCATTACATATGAACCAGAAAGAATTGTTCCTGAGTAAACACGGATAAAACACAAACGACCTACAAATGGGTCAGTTGCAATTTTAAATGCCAATGCAGCCAATGGCTCTTCAGCATCTGGTTTACGTACAGCTTCAGTATCTTCACCCAATACAGTACCAACAGTCTCTCCTTTATCCAAAGGTGAAGGCAAATACAAACATACTGCATCAAGCAATGTTTGAACCCCTTTATTTTTGAATGAAGAACCACATAACATTGGAACTACATCTCCAGCGATAGTTGCTTTACGAATCACATCATACATCATCTCTTCAGTGATGCTGTCTGGATCCTCAAAGAAACGCTCCATCAAAGCTTCGTCTTGAACAGCAACTGCCTCAACTAGCTTCTCTCTATACTCCTCAGCTTGCTCTTGCAAATCAGCAGGGATATCCTCGATAGAGTAATCCGCACCCATTGTTTCGTCATGCCAAAGGATAGCTTTCATTTTTACTAGGTCAATTACACCTGCAAAAGTCTCTTCGGCTCCAATTGGCAACTGAATAGGCACTGGATTTGCACCCAATTTCGCCTTAACATCTGCAACAACGTTGAAGAAATCAGCACCAGAACGGTCCATCTTATTTACATATGCAATCTTTGGCACACCATACTTATCAGCCTGGCGCCATACAGTCTCTGACTGTGCCTCAACACCACCTACTGCACAAAATGTTGCAACAGTACCATCCAAAACACGCAATGAACGCTCTACCTCAACAGTAAAGTCAACGTGACCCGGAGTATCAATGATATTGATCTGATGAGTTTTATCACAATAATTCCACTCAGTGTATGTAGCAGCAGAAGTAATGGTAATACCACGCTCTTGCTCTTGCTCCATCCAATCCATCGTAGCTGCACCATCATGCACCTCACCGATCTTATGTGTTCTACCAGTATAGAATAAAATACGCTCTGTAGTGGTAGTCTTACCAGCATCAATGTGAGCCATGATACCGATATTCCTAGTAAATTTTAAATCTCTAGCCATTATATACTATTGTATAAACAGATTCAACTAACAAATTAGAAGCGGAAGTGAGCAAACGCACGGTTAGCCTCAGCCATTCTATGTGTATCTTCTCTCTTCTTATATGCACCACCCTCTTCATTAAACGCAGCCATAATCTCTGCAGCCAACTTATCAGCCATAGTCTTACCTGAACGCTTACGAGCATACATAATTAAATTCTTAACTCCGATAGCCAGCTTACGCTCTGGACGAATCTCCATTGGCACCTGAAAAGTAGATCCACCTACACGGCGACTCTTAACCTCAACACCTGGAGTAATATTTTGGATTGCTTTCTTCCAAATATCCAGTGCAGACAACTCTTCAGTTTTCATACGACCATCAACGATGTCAAGAGCATCATAAAAAATGCGGAATGCCACACTTTTCTTTCCATCTTGCATCAAATCGTTAACGAACCTTGTTACCATGGTATCGTTAAACTTTGGGTCCGGCAAAAGGACCCTCTTTTTTGGTTTTGCCTTTCTCATCTTTTAGCCCTAATGTTTGTGTTATTCGAATTGGCTGTTAAGCTTCAGGCAGCCTACATTTCTTCTTTGAAACCAGAAACGGTCATCAAACCCTTACTCAACCAAACCACGAACAAACAACCAAGATTTTTAATCAATTACATATCTCAACTCTCTGTTGAGACAAAAACTCTTACCTAGAAAAATTACTTCTTCTTAGGTCTCTTCGCTCCGTATTTAGAACGACGTTGAAGACGTCCTTCAACTCCAGCAGTATCTAGCGCTCCACGAACCAAGTGATAACGTACCCCTGGTAAGTCTTTTACACGACCACCGCGAACCAATACAATCGAGTGCTCTTGCAAGTTGTGTCCTTCACCTGGAATATAAGCATTCACTTCTTTTCCGTTGGTAAGACGAACCCTTGCAACTTTTCTCATTGCTGAATTAGGCTTCTTTGGAGTAGTTGTGTAAACACGTACACAAACTCCACGACGCTGTGGACATGCATCCAACGCTGGAGATTTGCTATTCTCCACTTTGCTTGTACGCCCTTTACGTACTAACTGTTGAATAGTAGGCATAAAAATTAATCTTTATTTAACTATAAGTTTTAAAATCAAAACGGCAGTAATGCACTTTCTCAAAACACATTGCTCTCACAAGGCATTTACTTTCGTGCTTCACCAAGCCAAAAATCGAGGGGCAAAACTACTAATTTCCAAGACAAAAACACAGCTTTTCTTGAAAAAAGATCATTTTTATCTATTTTTTTATATATTATGAGGTACACAACAGCCTATTAGAACCATTATTCTACCACAAGAAGAGACAAACCCTTATAATATACAATCTTTTACACGGACCTCAAACAACCACTAACATGCTGTAAAACAAGGTTAAAATAAGCACCCCATCATATCAAATAAAAACTTCTTTATGTAACTTTAGTCACATGTAACAAATAGTATCAACCTTAAATACATTTGGCTATGAAAACATACAAAACTTGCGACATCCGTAACCTTACCATCATTGGGGGTTCCGGATCAGGTAAAACCACTCTGTGTGAATCTATGTTATTTGAAGGAGGCGTAATTGGGCGAAGAGGAAGTGTTGCACAAGAAAACACTGTTTCTGACCATACGACCGTAGAACATGAATATCGGAATTCCGTCTTCAGCTCAGTGCTTTACACGGAGTACAACGATAGAAAGTTAAATATCATTGATACTCCAGGAATGGATGATTTTGTAGGAAATGTAATCCCAGCACTGCGCGTTGCCGCCACAGGTATCATGGTAATAAATGCAACAGAAGGAATAGAGGTTGGTACAGAGATAGCCACTCGACAAGCAAAAAACTTCGAGACACCTCTTATCTTTACAGTCAATCAGCTCGACAGAGCAGATATCCAATGGGACACGCTTATCAGCGAACTAAATAATGGATATCAAAACCACATTGCTTTGATACAGTACCCTGTAGAGACAGGCGAAAACTTCCATCAAGTAATCGATGTTCTAAAGATGAAGATGTACCAATGGGGTCCAGAAGGCGGATCACCTGAGATTCTAGACATTCCTGATTCAGAACTAGAGAAAGCCAATGAACTACACAACGAATTGGTAGAGAAAGCAGCAGAAAATGATGAAAAGCTCATGGAACTATTCTTTGACAAAGGGACTCTGACCGAGGAGGAGATGCGTGAAGGAATAAAAAAAGGGATGCTAGCAAGAGAACTATATCCTCTATTTTGTATCTGTGCAGAGAAAGACATGGGCGTACGTCGTTTGATGGAATTTATATGTAATGTTGCACCAGCACCCAATGAATTGAAGCCGAAAGAGACCGTGGATGGACAACAAGTATTCGTTGATGAAAAAGACAAAACATCTCTATTCTTCTTCAAGACATCCGTTGAGCCACACGTAGGTGAAATCAACTACTTTAAAGTAAACTCAGGAATACTTAAAGAGGGAGATGAGCTACTTAATACCACCACCGATAATAAAGAAAAATTATCACAACTATTTGTCTCAGCAGGTAAAAACAGAGTACGTGTTAACGAACTCCATGCTGGAGACATCGGAGCAACTGTAAAACTAAAAGAAACAAAAACAGATCACACTCTCTGTGACAAAACTGAAAACTATAAATTTCGCAACCTTAGGTTTCCTAAACCTCGATACACAACAGCTATTAAAGCAGTTAACGAGAGTGACGATGAAAAGGTAGCCGAAATTCTTCATAAACTCTCACAAGAAGATCCAACCTGGAAAATGGAGTATGCAAAAGAGCTAAAACAACTTTTAGTTCATGGACAAGGAGAGTATCATATCAACACCCTTAAATGGTATTTCGATCACATCTACAAAGTAGACATCCAACTTGAAAGACCACGCATCTCATACAGAGAGACAATTACCAAGCCTGCACTTGCAAACTTTAGACACAAGAAACAATCTGGAGGATCAGGACAATTTGGAGAAGTCCACTTAATGATTGAACCATACATCGAAGGAAAAGAACCAAGGAAGAGCATTAAAATTGGCGATAAAGAGATCAAACTAAGCCTTCGCCACGTCGAGGAACACCCTCTTAAGTGGGGCGGAAAACTAATCTACTGTAACTGTATCGTAGGAGGAGTAATTGACGCAAGATTCCAACCAGCAATTCTAAAAGGAATAATGGAAAAAATGGAAGAAGGTCCACTAACAGGAAGTTATGCACGCGACATTATCGTATATGTTTACGATGGAAAGATGCACCCTGTTGATTCAAATGAAATATCTTTCAAAATCGCTGGACGAACAGCGTTTAGCCAAGCATTCAAAGAGGCTGATCCAAAGATCCTTGAACCGATCTACAAAATGCAAGTATTTGTTCCTAGTGATAAAATGGGAGATGTAATGAGTGATCTTCAAGGTAGAAGAGCCATGATTCTAGGAATGGAATCAAGTGGAAACTACGAAGTAATCAATGTGCAAATACCACTAAAAGAGACTTACAAATACTCTACAGCATTAAGTTCTCTAACCAATGGTAGAGCCATGTTCAAGATGGAGTTTGACAAATACGAAAAGATGCAATCAGAGGTACAGAAAAAAGTTCTTGAAGAACACGAAGAAGTAGAATTAGTTTAACAATATTAATATTTCTAAGATGAGGGTGTCACTAAAAGACACTCTCTTTTTTATTCCCACAAGAATCAAAAAAAAGGGCTCTTTCCGAAACTTAGTGGGTATGCTACATGTTTAATTTCTATATAATAACTTCTAAAATAAGACATCATGTACGATTTATTAGCCTCAGCCTTACATATTGAATCTCCCTATTTTATTGATGGTATTAACTTAGACAAGGAATCCCAACGTTTAGATGTTTATATCGATTTTAAGAGAGGTTCTCGTTTTAGTCACAATGGAGAGGATAACCTACAGGTGCATGATACACGAAAGAAAACATGGCAGCATTTAAGCTTCTTTGAGTATAAGTGTTATTTAACTGCACGTGTTCCCCGTGTTATAAAGGGAGATGGTAATGTTGCTATTCTTGATATGCCTTGGGAAGGTGAACTACCTGGTTTTACACTGTTGTTTGAAGCATTATTAATGTCCTTAATTTCTTATATGCCAGTTCATCAGGTTGCACAAATGACAGGTGTTTATGATGATAAGCTATGGAAGTTGGCAACTTTGTATGTCGATACAGCAAAGGCCGAAGAAGACCATTCTGATATTGAGATGATAGGGGTTGATGAGACTTCTTGTAAAAAAGGGCATAATTATGTTACTTTGTTTGTAGACCTAAAAGAACGCAAGACAGTACATGTTACTGAAGGAAAAGGGGCAGAAACTATTGCTTCTTTTTGTAAGGTTATTCCACATTATCACGACCAAAATAAAGTGATCAAATCAAGTAAAATAAGTCATGTCAGTTGTGATATGTCTCCTTCATTCATTAGTGGCATAGCAACACACCTTCCAGATGCTTCCATTACATTTGACAAGTTTCATATTATGAAGATAATCAATGAAGCAGTAGATAAGGTTAGACGATCTGAAGCAAAAGATGAAGAGTGTCTAAAGGGGAACAGGTATTTATTCTTAAAGAACAAGACAAACTTCACCTTAAAGCAACAGCAAGCCTTTAAGGATCTTTCTATATCAAACAGTAAATTAAAGAGTTTCAGAGCACTCCGAATACGTGAAAGCTTTCAGGATATTTACACATACGCTAACACGGCAGAAGAGTTTGTGTGCTTATTAAAACAATGGTATTATTGGGCAACTCACTCTAGGATGGAGCCTATCATCAAGGCTGCCAATACAATTAAAAGACATTGGGATGGCGTTGTGCAATGGATGGAAACAAAGATAAATAATGGAATATTAGAAGGTCTTAATTCTGTGGTTCAAACAGTAAAAAGAAGAGCTAAAGGATTTAGGGACACTAAAAATTTCATCACAATGATATATCTTGTTACGGGTAAATTAGATTTTAGAAAGGTGAATAAGCATTGTTCTTTTTAATATGATTACCCATCAAATCTTGGAAAGAGCCAAAAAAAGTAACATACAACCAGTTACAACACCATCTAAAACTTTGAACAATCACACTTCTGAAAGAGATAATTTTCTAACCTCCAAAACAGAAACACCAACCTAATCATGACATCATGATAAACATGTAGGACTTGACAATAAACATTTAGCTTAGATTCCACCATCTAACACTGATATATATTTTAATGTAAGTTCTTAATATCTGTTTTTCCATTATTCACAACACTAATTCTTTGGGAGCCATCCCCTTCTGCGATTACTTTACCATTCACAATGATATTCTTCACTTCACCACCGTTTACAGAGTATGACACCACATTATCTCCATGCGTAATAATATCTCCTTTCACGGTAATTTCATCCACTAATCCGCCCTCTTTAATACTAAGCCCATCAGCAGACAAGGTAAGAATCACCCCTTTAACAAGCGTTTTTCCTACGGAACCAAAAGTCTCAATATTCTCATTAACCACAATCTCACCAATTGGCTTGCTTACTTGAACTGCAATAGAACCATCTCCATGAGTAATAATAGATTTAAATTCAATTCGACCAACAGTACCATCATATTGGTTAAATCCACGAGCCCCTTGACCAAACGTTTCTATTGTATCATGCGCCACAAAACTCTTGACTATTCCAAAATTCACAAAGCCGATTCCACTCGGTCCATAAGATGTTATCTTCTTATCACAAATCCAATTATCTACTTCCCCCCAAGTATCTAGCACCATATCATTCACACCATAAGTTGTTACAGTACCTTTATTATGGATGGTTGTGATGTGTGTTCCATAAACAGCAAATACACCTCCTGTAATCATATTGGGTTGACCAAAAGGAATCATTCCGATAGAATAGATATCAAACGTTTCAATGATATTTCCCTTTACCCATCCACCATTATCAGAGAAGCCACTAACAAAAAGACCACTACCAAATACGGGCGCACCTTCACGTCCGACAGATATACCTTTAAGATTAATATCTATCAGACTATTAGGATCACTATTGTAATTGTAAACCGTAAATGCACCTTGGTAAACATTCACTCCATATTTCTGAGGTTGTTCCGAATAGTGACGAGCATCACAAGATACGATGTCGATATTTTCAGCAACTAACTTTGTCTTCTGAACAGGTTCTCTCGTTAAAATTTGAACCTGCCCAATTACACGCAGATCACGCAGTTCAATTAGTCCAAGATCACTATCATTCCCAACAATAAATATAGCACGCGAATTTGGATTACACAGGACTGAGACTCCCTCAATAGAGTTGTCTTTTGTTAAACCAACACCTTCAGAGCTATTAAAACTCATTATCGATCTTTCCTTAGAAACACCAGTAATCGTAAAACCTTCAGGAAGATGTAAGGAACACGGAAAAAGAATTGAAGATTGTAGTTCAATATTAACAGGCTCTTGACTCTTTAATGCATTTAAAAAGTCATTTAGAGAATTCACTTTAATTGTATTCATACTCGATGAAGTTAAATGCAGCATTATAACTGCGACAATTATTAAAAGAAGTTTTTTTATGCAAATCACAACTACTTATTTTTATACACAGCTTGAAATTTCATAGATGCATGAGTTCCATCACAGAAAGGCTTATTAGAAGATTCACCACAACGACACAGTGTAAATTTAGGGCGCTTTTCATACTCCATATCCTTATCTAATGATCTTATTGATTCCGCATTGGTCACTCTCAGAGGACCACTACATTGATATTTCTGATCTTCGATATAGGCAATTTCGAAATCGAAATCTTCAGACACCCTCTCTTTAGATTCACTATCCCATAACACAAGTCTGCCAGAAGGACAATTCTTCACTTGATCAATAGGTATTTTAAGTCCTTCAGGGTCATCTAACTCCTCTACGAGCTTCCACACACTACCATAAGTATCACAAAAACGAGCAAATGAACAGAATTTAGATACATCTGTCAAAATAAACTTAGGACCATCAATTTCATCATAACGACTTAGATAAGATGAAAATGAAGCAGTCTCATGTCCATTAAATTCAGATTGAATATGAGAACCATCACAATAAGGAGCATTCTTTGATCTACCACAACGACACAAAGCAGGATCATCAACAATTTTTGACTCTCCTTCATTCCAACCTATCGAATTACCCTCCTCGTCACATCTTATTTCAATTGGCGTAAGTTTCACCTTCCCTTTAACTAAGTATGGGCCATTCTTAGCTACTTCTACTGAAAATTTCATCGCAAATACATTTAACAAGTTACACAAATCATCTACCCTCGATTAGATGAACAAGCTAAATAAACAATCCAACGATGGTTAAGCTTACTCACTCGAAGATCTAGGATAACTATCAAACATACAATGGATAACGATTGTTTGTATTATTTACACTATTAACATTTACATAGTATAAATTCACAGTAATGATATGCCAATGGAGTCAATTAGATCGAAATTAATGATTACATTCTACTCCTATATAGTTACAAGCAAACTCAACACAGTACAGTACACTCCATACATATAGACATTATATCTTTGTATCACCCCCATATTTTTATAGATTTTAAAAACATCTATGTCCCTATTTCATTATAAATTACACCCACAAATAGAGAAGATATATTCACCATCATAATGGAACAAAATATACACAGACCACACTTCACAAAATCACCCAGACAGAGTTTAATTTACACTACCGTAATATACCTCAGACAGAATTTCAACAGTAGATCGACAAATGAGGATCAGGGAAACTATTTGCTGTAATAGTGATAATTTACTTTTACACCACCGAGGACTATTAATTTGCTATTTACAACCGATGAGGTCCTTGTCATATACAATGGGGTTTAATCGACAAATTGCCAGCACGGACAAAGACCAATTAGAAGATTTCGTGCATAATGTAAAAAAATGTGGCCCCTTGAATATATCAAGAGGCCATATTTAGGCTTGCATTAATTAATTGGTAATATTTCCCGACTACATGTTGTAAGGATTGACGAGTTGATAGGATTGCATCAATTATTGAACAGGTGAATCGTTCCTTGTTGAACACGAGGTTCATCATCACGACCTACAGCCTCTAAGGTGTAGAAATAGACTCCTGAATTTAATGTTTTTCCATTATAAGTACCATCCCACTCTAGTACATGATAGTCCTCAAATGCCATATTAGATAGAGAAGCGCTATAGATCTTCCTTCCCCAACGATTGTATATAAAGAACTTTAGTGTTTTCAATGATTTTGCTTCAATTTTCAACACATCATTAAGTCCATCACCATTTGGTGAAAATGCTTCTGGGACTTTAAGGGTCGAGGCAACAATCTTAAGATGGGGATCTAATCTAAAAACCGCTTTACACAGATGACCATTCCTCGTTCTTTGGGCTTCGAGTTGAATCATATAGGAACCCGGAGTTTCATAAGTATATTTCGGTGCTATAGACTCTGTACGATACATGGATGAATCATATTCCGCAATAAGATTATTTGCCGTTTCATTCTTCAATACTTCATCCGACTTGTAGAGTGTCCAAGCATATATCTCATCATCATTTTTCGACTCATTTACGAATGCTACAACAAGAGGAGCCATAAACTCAGCTTCACCATCTTGGTTTGTAGTATAACTAAATTTGACGTCAGGTAATAATGCCTCATATTTTACACTGTTGTTTATATCACGACCAAACTCATCGGTGTAGAGTAAATTATAATCGGAATCGACTCTAGGTAGGTCATAAATGGTTGCATATGGTTGTGTTGAGATCCCTTTAGAGGCCAATGTCCACGCATATTTAGGGTTAGAGTTCTTTCGAACTGGCACAGAAGTCGTAGGATCAAAATATTCCACATGAGAAGCACCATTCAAAGTAGAGACGAGACGAAATGAACTACAGTCACTATCTAATATTTCCGTTTTAACCGTAGCATCCACACGAAACACCCAGAAATAGGTTTCTTGCAGCATACCTGTAGCATTAGAAGCGACGACACGATAGTATCCATCCGTAGTATTTAACAATTGACTCACTCCCGCTCCTGATAATAGAATCGATTCAAAATTATTTGTTGTACCATTCCATTTAAACCATTCATAAGAGATCGCACCTGAATAGGTATAGTTAAAATTCCCATCTACCTCATTAAAGAAATAGATATTATCAACACGTGTTGTAGTTGGATATGTTGTTTCGACAAGAGCACTACTGTTATTCGAAGACAATTGTGCAAAACAGAATGTCTTTACACAAAGAGTTAAGAAGAGTAGAAGCGATAATTTCCTCATAAAAAAGCTTATTTTAATATCTATATACCAAAAGTATAACGAAAAAAAAGAACAATTCGTGTAATTCAAGGTTCGTTTTAAAGAAATAATTATATTTGTAGCTCAGACTTCATGATTGACACCACGATATTGAAAAAATTGGCTCTTAATATTTAATTATTCACAAGCCATATGGTGTCGTCATTTTAACACAAGCTACTTCTGATTATTGGAACCTACGGATGTTGGATTTTGAATTTTTTAAAATAAACTAAGTGTACGATTATCTTGAAACCTTGAATACTCCGCAGAGAAATGCGGTTGAAAATATTGATGGACCAACTTTG
It encodes:
- the rplW gene encoding 50S ribosomal protein L23 codes for the protein MNVLVRPIVTEKMTEQQETLNSYGFVVLKSADKGQIKKAIEAMYGVEVCSVNTMVYAGKRKMRYTKTGVQNGKTASFKKAIVTLKEGGVIDFYSNI
- the rplD gene encoding 50S ribosomal protein L4: MEISVLNLAGQETGRKVALNDAIFAIEPNDHSIYLDVKQFLANQRQGTHKSKERADISGSTRKIKKQKGTGTARAGSIKSPIFRGGGRAFGPRPRNYGFKLNKKVKQLARKSALTYKANEGAIKVLEDFTFESPKTKEMVSLQKNLQINDKKLLIVLSDANKNIYLSTRNLQNVDVIAVSDLNTYNVLRAKTIVFVEGSVSKLEEVFNI
- the rplC gene encoding 50S ribosomal protein L3 is translated as MMSGLIGKKIGMTSVFSVEGKNIPCTVIEAGPCVVTQVRTEEVDGYAAIQLGFEDKKEKHATKAEQGHAKKANTTPKKRVVEFSAEGMDFQLGDVVTLDVLNVDGWVDVSGVSKGKGFQGVVKRHGFAGVGQATHGQHNRLRAPGSIGAASYPARVFKGMRMAGRHGGKTVKVESLKVLKVIPESNLLIVKGSVPGAKGSYLIIQQ
- the rpsJ gene encoding 30S ribosomal protein S10, which translates into the protein MSQRIRIKLKSYDHNLVDKSAEKIVKTVKTTGAVVSGPIPLPTHKRIFTVLRSTFVNKKSREQFELSTYKRLIDIYSSTAKTIDALMKLELPSGVEVEIKL
- the fusA gene encoding elongation factor G; translated protein: MARDLKFTRNIGIMAHIDAGKTTTTERILFYTGRTHKIGEVHDGAATMDWMEQEQERGITITSAATYTEWNYCDKTHQINIIDTPGHVDFTVEVERSLRVLDGTVATFCAVGGVEAQSETVWRQADKYGVPKIAYVNKMDRSGADFFNVVADVKAKLGANPVPIQLPIGAEETFAGVIDLVKMKAILWHDETMGADYSIEDIPADLQEQAEEYREKLVEAVAVQDEALMERFFEDPDSITEEMMYDVIRKATIAGDVVPMLCGSSFKNKGVQTLLDAVCLYLPSPLDKGETVGTVLGEDTEAVRKPDAEEPLAALAFKIATDPFVGRLCFIRVYSGTILSGSYVMNARTGKKERISRLFQMHSNKQEAREKIEAGDICAAVGFKDIRTGDTLCAMDAPMVLEQMTFPDPVIGVAVEPKTQKDMDKMGIGLAKLAEEDPTFQVNTDEDSGQTIIRGMGELHLEIIIDRLKREFNVECNQGEPQVSYKETIRSEVSLRETFKKQSGGRGKFADVHVRVAPAEDGKEGLEFVDAIKGGSIPREFIPSVKKGFEEAMVNGPLAGYPVESLKVTLYDGSYHQVDSDQLSFELVGRQAFKSAASQASPALLEPMMSLEIVTPEEYMGDIISDLNRRRGQVESMDSRGTARVLKAKVPLSEQFGYVTTLRSLSSGRATSSMTFSHYEEVPKNIAIEVLENVKGRTDLL
- the rpsG gene encoding 30S ribosomal protein S7, whose protein sequence is MRKAKPKKRVLLPDPKFNDTMVTRFVNDLMQDGKKSVAFRIFYDALDIVDGRMKTEELSALDIWKKAIQNITPGVEVKSRRVGGSTFQVPMEIRPERKLAIGVKNLIMYARKRSGKTMADKLAAEIMAAFNEEGGAYKKREDTHRMAEANRAFAHFRF
- the rpsL gene encoding 30S ribosomal protein S12 — its product is MPTIQQLVRKGRTSKVENSKSPALDACPQRRGVCVRVYTTTPKKPNSAMRKVARVRLTNGKEVNAYIPGEGHNLQEHSIVLVRGGRVKDLPGVRYHLVRGALDTAGVEGRLQRRSKYGAKRPKKK